From Staphylothermus hellenicus DSM 12710, a single genomic window includes:
- a CDS encoding elongation factor 1-beta, with amino-acid sequence MAKVLVLLKILPEDINIELEELKERIRKALPEGYEIKGYDIEPIAFGLKALRLYIFMPEKTEGGTEPLENTVMNVEGVSQVEVEAVHRIT; translated from the coding sequence ATGGCTAAAGTACTGGTATTATTGAAAATTTTACCAGAAGATATAAATATTGAACTAGAGGAGTTGAAGGAGAGAATACGGAAAGCACTTCCAGAAGGATACGAGATAAAAGGATACGATATAGAACCAATAGCTTTCGGATTAAAAGCATTAAGACTATACATATTCATGCCCGAGAAAACAGAGGGCGGAACAGAACCACTGGAAAATACTGTTATGAATGTTGAAGGAGTAAGCCAGGTAGAAGTAGAAGCTGTACATAGAATTACCTAG
- a CDS encoding zinc finger domain-containing protein, giving the protein MASKYSLSSNISMLEAASPPVCSSCHRVIPPHEHGTEFLCPNCGQVIIRRCKKCRKLSVPYVCPNCGFRGP; this is encoded by the coding sequence ATGGCGTCAAAATATAGTTTGTCAAGCAATATATCGATGCTTGAAGCAGCCAGCCCCCCGGTTTGTAGCAGTTGCCATAGAGTTATTCCTCCACATGAGCATGGAACAGAGTTTCTATGTCCAAACTGTGGCCAAGTAATAATTCGTAGATGTAAGAAGTGCAGAAAACTATCAGTCCCCTATGTTTGTCCAAACTGTGGCTTCCGCGGTCCATGA
- the pth2 gene encoding peptidyl-tRNA hydrolase Pth2 produces the protein MEYKQVIIVRTDIKISKGKLAVQVAHAAVSAAFEAYKKKREWFLEWWATGQKKIVVKGGDEKDLLKYAEIAKKKDLPVAIIKDAGLTELPPNTLTAVGIGPGPSRKIDEITGDLKLL, from the coding sequence ATGGAGTATAAACAAGTAATAATTGTGAGAACAGATATTAAGATAAGCAAGGGAAAACTAGCTGTACAAGTAGCTCATGCAGCAGTCTCAGCAGCTTTCGAAGCATATAAGAAGAAGAGGGAATGGTTCCTAGAATGGTGGGCTACTGGCCAGAAAAAAATAGTTGTTAAGGGGGGAGATGAAAAAGATTTATTGAAATATGCTGAAATAGCGAAGAAGAAAGATTTACCTGTAGCGATAATAAAGGATGCTGGATTAACAGAACTCCCTCCAAACACATTAACAGCTGTGGGAATAGGCCCCGGCCCCTCTAGGAAAATCGATGAAATAACCGGTGATCTAAAATTACTCTAG